Proteins from one Streptomyces genisteinicus genomic window:
- a CDS encoding MarR family winged helix-turn-helix transcriptional regulator, whose amino-acid sequence MPDLSHGTDADVAAVNALRSAVMRLGRRLKHQRVDESLSPTEMSVLGTLARCGSATPGELARKEHVQPPSMTRIVALLEAKGLVTLEPHPDDRRQKVVSQTEQAEAMLEESRRKRNAWLTGLAEGLDDDEWATLRAAAPVLEKLAHLQ is encoded by the coding sequence ATGCCTGACCTGTCCCACGGTACTGACGCCGACGTCGCAGCCGTGAACGCCCTCCGCTCCGCCGTCATGCGGCTGGGCAGGCGACTCAAGCACCAGCGCGTCGACGAGTCGCTCAGCCCGACGGAGATGTCCGTCCTCGGCACGCTCGCCCGGTGCGGCTCCGCCACCCCCGGCGAGCTGGCCCGCAAGGAGCACGTCCAGCCGCCGTCGATGACCCGCATCGTCGCCCTGCTGGAAGCCAAGGGACTCGTCACGCTGGAGCCGCATCCCGACGACCGACGGCAGAAGGTCGTCAGCCAGACCGAGCAGGCCGAGGCCATGCTGGAGGAGAGCCGCCGCAAGCGGAACGCCTGGCTGACCGGCCTCGCCGAAGGACTCGACGACGACGAGTGGGCAACCCTGCGCGCCGCCGCCCCCGTTCTGGAGAAGCTCGCCCACCTGCAGTAA